GGTAGCGCACAAGCGGATCGCTTAACTGTGCTACGTCCTGTAAGGCAAGCGCCGTTCTCATTATTGTTTCCTTGTAGCAATAGAGGCAGCGAATTGTATAAACCACCACTGATAAAATAGAAATAAAATTTCGCATCAGGATAATAGTTAGAGTCCCACATACAGTCAATTAAGGACTAATCCTTAAGAACACCATAACAACAATATTTCTGATCTATGCTAATCAGGAGGTTTTTTATTTTTATGGACACTAACTATCGAAATTAATCCTGTAAGTTCACTGCTAAATAGATAAACATTACAGAGGGCAGTTATCTGATGTGTACCATATTTAACACTATCCCTATTGTGAGTAACACTAACTCCCTCAGAGGTTTTGTTAGCTTCATTCTTTGATAAAGATTCAATAAAGTCTTTGTATTTAGATATCGTTTGCCTGGTGACTCCGCTACGCTCTGAAAGAGCGGTAAAGGTGATTGGAATCGAGTTTCGAGAAAGGTAACGGTATGCACTAAGGATTTTTTGTTTTGTCGCCTGTATCCGCCTTTCGTGAGTCCTGAGCGCAGATAGTTTTTGACGCTCAGCTACCGATAAGCTCTTATCTAACTTCATTACACCTCGATTGCATCGAGAAGAACCCGTATACCGGTCCCAAGTCCAGCGAGAAACGGACTTAACAGTCGCTTTAACCTGGGCGACTGTTAAATTCTGCTCAAAACCACGATTTTTAAAATTATTAAATTCAAACGCTTTCGCCTCCAGGAGACGAACAAATGAAAAGAAGCTTCCCTCACGTTTCTCTCTTGTAACAATCGAATAAGCGTAAAAGCGCAAATCCTCAAACAACAAACAATGTCTTGAGTGAGAATTACCTTCGTAATCCGGCCCTTTGCTCCATAAAGGCTTAATTTCTAGATCTAAATAATCGGCGAGCTCTCCCAATTCAAATACAGTATTATGAAGCTCAGAGGTTATCCACCAGGGATGACCAGGTGTTTTTGCTACTGGGCCACTATAGGAAGGATCAGCACCTAATTTAGATGCCATAGCCTCATAAACAGCCTTCATATACCTAATTGGTTTAGAACGAGCGTTTTCACTGGTGCAAACAGGCGGTATCGCATAAAAAAGGTGAGAGTGGCCATTCTCTCTATTAGTAACAACGATGTTAGGAGAGGGCAGGTCTTTGTCTTGCCAAATCCAAGGATTATTATGATCAAGATCGAAGATTAGCCAACTAACCATATTCGAACGGTTAATTTGCATGTATGGGTAACGAATTGCGTACTCTCGTGGGCGAATGTTTACTGCGGTTTTATTGTCACTACATCGCGACAAGTAGGGTGCTTCTTCTCTAATCCTGGAAAGCGTACTATCTGGAATAAAGTAACGTGCACTGTCCACTAGCATACTCCTTTGTTAAAAGGAGACAGGTTCATGACAAAAAAGGAATGGTTACAGGGTAAAGCCGATGAGACTCGTCCTTTAAAAGGATTGCTGACTTTCCTTGATGTTATTTGAGGCAAACCATCAATAACCGAAGCTAGCATAAATAACCTTAGCTAAGCTCTGGGGATAATTGATTTATTTCTTTTTTCTCACTTACACTTCCCTCACAGTTTGATTTTTTTATTCTTCTGGCTGTGCGGAAATACTCATTTACTCATTTGAGTAATCTAATCATATTTGATTAAAATGATTTTTTTTCGTATTCTTACAAACGCACACAGCCAAAGCTGCAAACTCAATTGCATCTTGATGTGTTTGCCTATCGAACCGGCCAAAGTACGATAGCTTTACTTAAAAACCGCTGCTCTTATCAGCGGTTTTTTATTGCACTTCTAATTTGAAATCTTCGGTACTTCCACCTTCTTTCTTCTGCTCTTTCACATGAACTAATAACTCAGAAAACCCAATCTCTGTAGAAGCCGAGGCAACTGCATCCAAAGAACGAAACAACTTTGGCTTCCCTGGCTCTCGGGTAGTTCCAACATGGACGATATCACCATTATTTTTTTTGCACGTAAGATACCAGCCCTTACCAAAGGGTACTCTCACAGCTTCAGCAGAACTGATCGCACCATCATCAAATAGAATACGTAATACCTTGAGATCCATGTTGGGCTCAGTCTAGTTAATCAAAATATAGATCTATCATACAAATTTCAAATTTGCAAATCAGTTTTAATTTTTGAGTAAACACTCATTTACACTTTTACTCATTTACTCATATAAAGAATATGTGCTAATCTATATTTACTCATTTACTCATAATATCAAGAAAGAGGTATAAGAAATGCCGGTAATATCAATACTTAACCAGAAAGGTGGAAGCGGTAAGACAACCATTGCTGTAAACCTTGCTCATGCTTTAAAACTTGATGGCTCTCGAGTTTTGTTAGTAGACAGTGATCCTCAAGGCTCTGCGCGAGATTGGAATGAAGAAAACGAAGGAGAAATACTACCAGTCGTTGGTTTAGACCGAGAAACGCTCCCTAAAGACCTTCAGGCCATAAAGTCTGGGTATGACTGGGTAGTTATCGACGGAGCTCCACAAATAGCTAGGTTAGCGGCCGCAGCGGTTAAAGCTTCAGACCTGGTAATCATTCCATGCCAACCATCTCCCTATGACATTTGGGCAGCTGCCGACTTAGTTGACGTAATTAAAGCGCGACAGGACGTTACTGACGGAAAGCCTTTATCCGCGTTTGTCGTTAGCCGAGCAATCAAAAACACTAAGCTTGGCAAAGAAATTATGGAAGCACTGGAAAGCTATGGTTTACCTGTTCTAAAGTCTCAAACCACTCAAAGAGTAGCTTACCCAACAACCGCCAGCGAAGGACAGACTGTATTCATAGAACCACAAAGCGAAGCTGCAAAAGAAATTGTCGCACTTAAAGAAGAGATTAAGGAGTTCTTCAATGGCGCTTAAAGCAAAAGTAAGTACACGTGAAAATGAAGGTAAAGCAGCAGCAATAAAAGAGGTAACTAAGGAGAAAACCTCTCGGCTGAACGCAAATATCCCTGAGTCTTTATATAAACAACTAAAGATGAAAGCTG
The sequence above is drawn from the Pleionea litopenaei genome and encodes:
- a CDS encoding replication initiation protein codes for the protein MVSWLIFDLDHNNPWIWQDKDLPSPNIVVTNRENGHSHLFYAIPPVCTSENARSKPIRYMKAVYEAMASKLGADPSYSGPVAKTPGHPWWITSELHNTVFELGELADYLDLEIKPLWSKGPDYEGNSHSRHCLLFEDLRFYAYSIVTREKREGSFFSFVRLLEAKAFEFNNFKNRGFEQNLTVAQVKATVKSVSRWTWDRYTGSSRCNRGVMKLDKSLSVAERQKLSALRTHERRIQATKQKILSAYRYLSRNSIPITFTALSERSGVTRQTISKYKDFIESLSKNEANKTSEGVSVTHNRDSVKYGTHQITALCNVYLFSSELTGLISIVSVHKNKKPPD
- the parA gene encoding ParA family partition ATPase translates to MPVISILNQKGGSGKTTIAVNLAHALKLDGSRVLLVDSDPQGSARDWNEENEGEILPVVGLDRETLPKDLQAIKSGYDWVVIDGAPQIARLAAAAVKASDLVIIPCQPSPYDIWAAADLVDVIKARQDVTDGKPLSAFVVSRAIKNTKLGKEIMEALESYGLPVLKSQTTQRVAYPTTASEGQTVFIEPQSEAAKEIVALKEEIKEFFNGA